The stretch of DNA GAAAGCTGAAAAGGCTGACGATGTTGTCGATGCCGAGTTCGAAGAGGTCAAAGACCACAAGTAAGTTGTTGGTCGGCCGGTTGACTGCCTTGCGGCGGTGACTGGTAGGATGTCGCCGCGCGGGAGCTTGCTCCCGCGTTGGCGTATCTGGAATACACGAATTTTTACAGCATGCGACAAGGTTTGCCTGCTGCTGGTATGGCCGGGAATGCTCCTGCTTTTCGCGCCGCAAGTACCAAAAGAAACAAAGACCAGGATCGTTGAATTGACGTGAGTTGGGTCCGGGCCTGTATTGGGGCTCAACGAGTTTGGCCATCCTCAGGAGGGGTTTGCCGAACGTCCTCAAGAGTGCAAAAGACTTATGGCAAAGCGTGACTATTACGAAGTATTGGGTGTAGAGCGTGGTTCAAGCGATGCAGACCTGAAGAAGGCCTATCGTCGTCTGGCGATGAAGCATCACCCGGACCGTAATCCCGATGACAAAGCGTCGGAAGAACTGTTCAAAGAGGCCAACGAGGCCTACGAAGTATTGTCCGATTCGAGCAAGCGCGCGGCGTACGATCAGTACGGTCATGCCGGTGTCGACCCGAGCATGGGCGGCGGTGGCGCCGGTTTCGGCGGGCAGAATTTCTCGGACATCTTTGGCGATGTCTTCAGTGACTTCTTCGGTGGCGGTCGCGGCGGTTCCCGTGGTGGCGCCCAGCGTGGCAGCGATCTGCGCTACACCCTGGAGCTGAATCTGGAAGAAGCGGTGCGCGGCACTACCGTGAATATCCGCGTTCCGACACTGGTCAATTGCAAGCCATGCGATGGTTCCGGCGCGAAGAAAGGCTCGTCGCCATCGACCTGCCCGACCTGCGGCGGCATCGGTCAGGTGCGCATGCAGCAAGGCTTCTTCTCGGTGCAGCAGACCTGCCCGCGTTGCCATGGCCAGGGCAAGATCATTTCCGATCCGTGCGATTCCTGCCACGGCGACGGTCGTGTCGAAGAGTACAAAACGCTGTCGGTCAAAGTGCCGGCTGGCGTCGATACCGGCGACCGCATTCGTCTGTCTGGCGAAGGCGAGGCGGGTACTCAAGGTGGCCCGACTGGCGACCTGTACGTTGTGATCAACGTGCGCGAGCACGACATCTTCCAGCGCGATGGCAAGCATCTGTTCTGCGAAGTACCGATCAGCTTCGTTGATGCGGCGCTCGGTGGCGAGCTGGAAATCCCGACGCTCGACGGTCGCGTCAAACTGAAA from Pseudomonas sp. P8_229 encodes:
- the dnaJ gene encoding molecular chaperone DnaJ codes for the protein MAKRDYYEVLGVERGSSDADLKKAYRRLAMKHHPDRNPDDKASEELFKEANEAYEVLSDSSKRAAYDQYGHAGVDPSMGGGGAGFGGQNFSDIFGDVFSDFFGGGRGGSRGGAQRGSDLRYTLELNLEEAVRGTTVNIRVPTLVNCKPCDGSGAKKGSSPSTCPTCGGIGQVRMQQGFFSVQQTCPRCHGQGKIISDPCDSCHGDGRVEEYKTLSVKVPAGVDTGDRIRLSGEGEAGTQGGPTGDLYVVINVREHDIFQRDGKHLFCEVPISFVDAALGGELEIPTLDGRVKLKIPEGTQTGKQFRVRGKGVAPVRGGGAGDLMCRVAVETPVNLNRRQRELLEEFRSSLADDNSHSPKTTGWFDGVKRFFGDL